In Bactrocera oleae isolate idBacOlea1 chromosome 3, idBacOlea1, whole genome shotgun sequence, a genomic segment contains:
- the LOC106627654 gene encoding uncharacterized protein — MKKKSSNSSEVLLDDCENVHIDDLSTMLPSEISVTTNLLENNHSTANSGSLHLKPTIKTQKSDTKVDIELPLSGERANKTLADIANEPSIFHQPPLLWYRNWTTAGIVLCVVYNLTIVLLLVMGFFKFRQS; from the exons atgaagaagaagagcAG CAATTCTTCCGAAGTTCTCCTGGATGATTGTGAAAATGTACACATTGACGATTTAAGCACAATGTTACCCAGTGAGATATCTGTGACCACGAATCTCCTTGAAAACAATCACTCAACCGCCAACAGTGGATCGTTGCATCTGAAGCCGACTATTAAAACGCAAAAATCAGACACAAAGGTCGACATTGAACTTCCGCTTTCTGGTGAGAGAGCAAATAAAACACTCGCTGACATAGCAAACGAACCTTCGATTTTCCACCAACCACCGCTGCTTTGGTATCGCAACTGGACAACCGCTGGCATCGTGCTTTGTGTGGTCTACAATTTGACCATAGTATTACTCCTAGTGATGGGATTCTTCAAGTTCCGCCAAAGCTGA
- the LOC106627655 gene encoding uncharacterized protein yields MSMDVDAERTKLAPAFDDVDFSSGFETQYLKEYRPSTVVRPAPPDPSLAWYRDTATVMVVCFLFVVLMTGSVTLIHSIFSADPTTVVLILLGYFAVALFIIWLEVFSKNLR; encoded by the coding sequence atgtccATGGATGTGGATGCGGAGAGAACCAAGCTGGCGCCGGCATTCGATGATGTCGATTTCAGCAGCGGTTTCGAGACGCAATACCTGAAGGAATATCGCCCTTCGACGGTGGTGCGCCCGGCACCGCCCGATCCAAGTTTGGCTTGGTATCGTGATACTGCAACAGTGATGGTGGTTTGCTTTCTTTTCGTAGTGCTCATGACCGGTTCTGTGACTCTGATTCATTCTATTTTCTCGGCTGATCCCACAACCGTAGTGCTGATATTGTTGGGCTATTTCGCGGTGGCACTCTTTATTATTTGGTTAGAAGTGTTCAGCAAGAATTTGCGTTGA